Part of the Odocoileus virginianus isolate 20LAN1187 ecotype Illinois chromosome 9, Ovbor_1.2, whole genome shotgun sequence genome, gggggggtgggggtggggcaggggggtgcccctccctccccaggtctTACCGCTCGGATCTCCCTCTCCAGCAGCTTGCCCGAGCATGAGTAGGTGTTGTTGATGAAGGGGCAGGACACCTCAGCCTCCTGGCTGTTGCGGATGGTGCCCTGCAGACACTCcctgggggaggggtgaggagggggtaggggtgggggttaGGGGTCATCTGAACCCCACCCCCCAGGACTGCGGCCCTCACATGGTGAGGCCTAACCTTGGGTTGGCTCCTCcccaatttcttcctttcttctggtGCCTCCCATCAGCCCACCATGTCTGTCCACCTCATTGCTATCCATATTGCTCCAGCCAAGGTTGCCTCACCCCTCACCTGCAGAACTGCAGAAGCCTCTTCACTGGACTCCCTGGATCAGCCATGTCCCTCCTCATAACCTCCCATCCGACCCCACCCAGAGCAAATCTGAAAGCCGTGGGGACACACCCTCCCTAATACCTCTGACCCTATGCCCTACCCGCTCCATCCCTCTGCTCCAGACACGCTGACCCCTTCCTGGGCAGGCAGGCCAGGCATGCACCCACCGTGGACCCCCTGGTCTGCTCAAGCCTGGCTTCCCTAGGGGTTTCCCTGACCCCTTCTAGGGCAGGGCCTCTGCTGCTTATCAAAAGCCACTGACACTTAACTTACGAGACAATTTACAATTATATCAGTGATTATCTGATTAACATCAGCCTGCCCCTGGGAAGGTAAGCTTCAGCAGGCAGAAACTGAGCTTTTGTGggcattcagggcttcccagaccTAGCCCAGTCCCTGGCAGCCAAGGCAGCTCATCAAATGTGTGCTGTGAAGGAGGACATGCTCTCCACAGCCAGGGCTAGGAGAAGAGCCTCAGAGGGCAGACTGTCCACCAGCAAGCGGCAGGGCGGGGCTGGCCCAGGCTGTCAGGCAAGGGCCTCACTGCCCTTGCACGGGCCCGGCGGTGGGTGGGAGGGTGTGGGCTCTGGCGCCAGAAGGTCTGAGCTGTGCGGCTTCTCTGTACCCCACATCCCTCCTCTGCAAGACGGGGACATGGTGCCTACCTCCCAAGTTTGTGAGGATGCCCAAACAGCTGGAAGAGTCCTGGGCCCCACCCGCTTCCAGCCCCGGGTACTACATTGCTGGGGCCGGGGGCGGGCCCGCACCTGCAGAAGGTGTGCAGACACTCGCGCAGCACCACGGCCTCACCCGGCGCCAGGGCACTGTAGCAGACCGGGCACTCGGCGGGGTCGGTGTTCAGAACCAGGCTCCGCTGATCCAGCTGCACGTGCTTCAGGTAGTtgccttcctgctgctgctgcttccgcTGGGCACACGGGGGTGGGGCCGCGGGGCGGGTCAGGGTCTCAGGGGTGGGCAGGACCAGGAAGGGGGCAGGACCAGGTGGGGGCGGGCAGGACCAGGTTGGGGGGCAGGAccggggcaggggggtgggatgGTTCAGGCGGCCCAACGGGAGGCAAAGGGGGGCACATGGAAGGATCCTGGGGTTAGGGTGGGCTGGGCATGGCCCAGGCAGTGGGCAAGCGCTCGAGATGGTAAGGGTGGGACCAGGAGCGAGGCAACCAAacatgggggtggggcaggaggcaggccaggcagGCACAGCTTAAGGCTACAACCTAGGGTCAAGTCAGGGGGCGATGGGGCCGGGGTCTGAGTGGGGAGTCAGGGGAAGCAGGGCTCCCATCTCTGCCAAGAAGCAGGGCAGGGGTAGCTTCAGGGGGAAAGGCAGGGGGATGGGGGGCGGTGATAAAGCGAGGGAGCAGAGCCAGGGGGAGAGAGGCCGGGGTCTAGGCCAGGATTGTAATGGGACCACAATGAGGTCATGGCCAGCAATAGGTCCAAGGGCGGGATGGGGACGTTGGATCAGAATGGGAAACCGCTCAGGGTTATGTATCTGTGCGTGTGTAACACGACAGTGGGAGGGGCAGAACGGGGGCAGGTCAGCCTCCAAGTGGGCAGAGAGGGGCTGGGTCCAGGCTCTCAGGAAGTCTAGGAGGGCCACAGCCAgaaaggaaggggtggggggctgggagtCAGGAATAGTAGGATTCAGGATGAGGTCAGAGCTAATGGAGCAATACCTAGGTCACAGCGGGATGAAACGGGGGCGTGGTCTGGGTCTTGGCTAGGATGCTGGGGTCAGAGCCAGGTACCCTTGAGTGCACGATGGGAAAGTTAAGTCAAAGCCAGCGGTGGCGCCACAGCTCacggggatgggggaggggggagcacaAATAAGCCTGGATGTGCATCACAGCCAGGAAGCAGGGTCTCAGCGATAGTATGAATGACCTCAGGGAGAGGCCGGTTACAGTCAAGTGTAGGGTCACCACCATCGGTGTGATCACAAGGGGGCAGCAATAGGGTCAGGAGCAATGTGGACGTGTCTCCCTTTCTGGCCTATGCCTCCCCCTTCCAGGCTGCAGGAGTCTTTCCGGGGACTTCGGCGCCCACCTGCTGGTACTGGCGCAGCGCCTCCTCCTCACCGGCCAGGCGCGCTCGCTCCTCCTCGTCTGGCTGGTACGAGGCGGGTACCTGGTAGGCCTCGGGCCGTGCCCGGCAGCACATCTCGCAGCCGGGCCTAGTGGGCTTGTTAATGAAGGTGCAGCCGGGGCACGTCCAGCCCAcctgggggcagaggggcagTGAGGGCAGGGAGACTAAATGGGGGGGTGGCGCATAGGGGCACATGTGTGGCAGCTTACCGGCGGGGGCTCTGGCGCTACATCAGGCTGCCCCCGCTCTGGCTCTTGAGGGGCCCCAGGCTTTGGGGGAACTGGGTCCAGGGGGCCCCGTGGCTGCAGTGTGAGGTCCTTGAAGCCCAGATCTGGGGAGAAGGGTTCAAGGGGTGGCAGATCCATTTAGCCAATTTCATCCACACCCTGAGCCAGCCAGGAAACCCCCCTTCTATCCTCTCCCTCTGCTCCAAGGACATTCCAGCTCCCTCTTGCCAGGTGGACCCAGCCATGGCTGAGTGTTCTGGCTCCCACAGGGTCACAGCCCCTCCTTCCACCCACCACTGCTCCTAGATCCACCCGGCTTAAGAACCCTGCTTGAAAACAGATCTCCTGTGTGCCTAAGTGTCCACACAAGTGTCTGGACCTGAAAGGGACAAACACCACTTCTGTAGTGGCCCCGCCAAAATACTGAACCTGAATCCATTCCCGAGGGCACATAGGGCAgaaaagctaaaaacaaaactGGCCTGGAGAGTCAAGGGGAGACCAGAGATCAAAGACTGAGAAACACCAAGGCCAAGAGCCAGGTCTTTCACTATAAAGGACATGAGTGAGACAACTAGTAAAATGTGAGCAAGATCTGCACATTAGATAGTGTTACTATATCAAAGTTAATTTCCTAAATTTGCTAACTGTacaataaatgtaagaaaatgacctttttatttttataaaggaaataaaactgaagtATTTAGGGAAAAGGGACATCGTGTCTGCAACCTACTCTCAAAACAGTTCCAAAAATTATTTATgcataagtaaataattttacatGAAGACAATGATAAACCAAATACAGTCAAAATAGTATCTGGGGAATCCACATGAACAGTACATGGGAATTCCTTATACAATTCTTTGTAcaattttgcaacttttctgtaggtctgaaatatttcaaaataagaagtaaaaaattTAACAACTAGCTATTACATCAATTTACAGATTTAGAAAACTGAGGAGAGATAGGAAGGAACTTGCCTAGGTCAAGGAGTTGATAAATGCCAGGGCGGGGACTGAACTCAGCCCTTCTCCCCAAGACTGGCTGTCCTCTAAAGGGTTCCCCAGATGGCTCCCTCCTGGGGTGTCCTTTGTCCTCTCTTCCCCACTATGGATAAGGTCCTCCAGTCAAGTCCCTGATGGAAAGCCCCTGGGCTCTACACCTCGCTCCCTCCCGCCCCACGCCCACAGGTGAGTCCACATCCCCAGGGAGCAGAGCCTTACCTTCCAGCATCCGCAACTGCCTCTCCCGCTGCAGCTCCTGAGGGTTGAGTGACGTGTTGCAGGCGGACAGCAGGTAGAGGTAGGCGCTGTCCCCATTCCGCCTCACGccgtgggagtgcagagtctcctGGTCCCGGGCCAACCGCTGCCCAAACACCCACTGCTGCAGGGTTGGCGGGAAGCCATAGTCTAGGAACACCTGTCAGGGAGGATGGACAGGAAGCGTagggagggaggagcagaggaGAGACAGGTGGGGGCAAAAGGGGAACCTCCACCCTCCCTTTCACCCCCTCACTCACCATGTCCTTGAGGGAGGCCACCGTCATGTCAGGCCGCACCGTGAGCCAGATAGTGACTGTGTGCATCTGTGCATCCTCCACGCTCACCCACAGCCTGCGGGGAGGGCAAGGGCTCTGGACGAAGGTCCAACCTCAGCCACCAGCTAGCTCCTGGATTCCCACTCCCCTGTGCTTCCTCCTGGATCAGAACTCGCTGCTTAGGCCCTGCAATGGCTCCACACGGctctcagaataaaatccaaactcccgTGGCATCAAGGGCCTTAATGCGCTGGCCCCTTCAGTCTCTTGTATTACTGGCTATTATTGGCTCCTTAACCAAACCACAGCAGCTATTATTAACTGCATGCTAAGACTCTTTAAAGCACTTAACATGTATTAACTCAATTCTCTCAATGAACCCATGAGACATGTACTGTTGTctcccctattttacagataaaaacaggaggcacagagaggttatagTGACTCCGCTGAGTAAACAATAACTGTTAGAGGCAGGATTTAAATCCAAACAGGAGTATTTCAGAGAAAGTGGTTTTAAACACCAACCTTCTCAAAGATGCGAAAACTTTTTGGGAAGGCCAATGGCACGAAAATGGAGGGCTGAGACAAAAAAACAGAACTGATTTCAGGACACAGAAAAAAGCCCACTTAGAACCTCCAGAGCAACTTGGGAAAACGCTGTATCCTTAAAGCAAGAACAGCAGGAAAcaatcagaaaatgaagaagagttGCTGGGAATCTAACAGTAACTCCTGACTAATCTGATCCATCTACAGGTTCAcaaggaaaatgagagataccatgACACTCCAAGGAGACAATTCGTAAACTCAGAATGTCAAGAATTCTGGAGATCAAAAGCCAGATTTCTAAAAAATTAATGTCACTAAAAATAGAGAAAGTGAATAAAAGACTTAGACAACATTAAGAAATGCTATGTGTCAATTCTCATTTGGCTCCTGATTAGAACAAACCAACTATAAAAAATACTAATGAGATAATCAAGGCAAGTTTAATACATATAGAGTATAAGAGGATTTTAAGGAGTTGTTAATGTTTTAGGTGTAATAATGGTATTGAGgttattttttaagtcattagTTTTAAAGACTTATGAATGAGCTAACATCTGAGACTTGCTTTAAAATACTCCAGAAAATACCTTCAAAATTTCTCAGGATAAAGATTTTCAACATCTAGCCAACCATCAATGAAAGTAGCAAGTTTTAGACACATAAAGACAACAAAAGTTTACCATCCACTTCTCCACATGAAAAGTTTTTGAAATACAAGAAACAAGAATAGCTGAGTCTGATGCAGaatagaaaactaaaatggaatttaaagaaggaaaggaaattcaaAGACCTTAACCTTCAAGACATTCTTCTTCAAGCAACAGGGGTTTTGAAACATGAAAGATACAGTGTCAATTGCACTACTTATTTTACACCGAGTAATATTTCCATAATCAAAATActataaatgttattttactgGGTTTACATTTTCAGTATCAACCTAGAGGCAAAGCATAGAAGCCTTAATTTtacttagaaaacaaaatctaaagaCTATaaccaagacttccctggtggtccagtggctaaggctccgagctcccagtgcagagggcccgggttcaatccctggtcagggaactggatcccacatgccacaactaagagttcacatgccacaactaaaaaaaaattctgcatgccacaatgaagaccaaagatcctatgtgtcacaactaagacccaataaataaatacaatttaaaaaataaaataaaacctataaCCTTAACACCAATAATAGAGAAGCACCATTGGAGCCCTCATTTCTGCTGTCACCAGATCAGTAGTGATCCGTTAGTCAGAAAATTCATTACAGCAGAGAAATGCAGACATAGTTGTAGACTTTAACACTTAATTTTAC contains:
- the RBCK1 gene encoding ranBP-type and C3HC4-type zinc finger-containing protein 1 isoform X1; this encodes MDEKIKKAEEVAQRLTRAVAGGDEQVAMQCAIWLAEQRVPLNVQLKPEVSPTQDIRLWVSVEDAQMHTVTIWLTVRPDMTVASLKDMVFLDYGFPPTLQQWVFGQRLARDQETLHSHGVRRNGDSAYLYLLSACNTSLNPQELQRERQLRMLEDLGFKDLTLQPRGPLDPVPPKPGAPQEPERGQPDVAPEPPPVGWTCPGCTFINKPTRPGCEMCCRARPEAYQVPASYQPDEEERARLAGEEEALRQYQQRKQQQQEGNYLKHVQLDQRSLVLNTDPAECPVCYSALAPGEAVVLRECLHTFCRECLQGTIRNSQEAEVSCPFINNTYSCSGKLLEREIRALLSPEDYQRFLDLGISIAENRSAFSYHCKTPDCKGWCFFEDDVNEFPCPVCFHVNCLLCKAVHEQMNCKEYQDDLALRAQNDMAARQTTEMLRTMLQQGEAMHCPQCQIVVQKKDGCDWIRCTVCHTEICWVTKGPRWGPGGPGDTSGGCRCRVNGIPCHPSCQNCH
- the RBCK1 gene encoding ranBP-type and C3HC4-type zinc finger-containing protein 1 isoform X2 gives rise to the protein MGTTTPDGREDQERLWVSVEDAQMHTVTIWLTVRPDMTVASLKDMVFLDYGFPPTLQQWVFGQRLARDQETLHSHGVRRNGDSAYLYLLSACNTSLNPQELQRERQLRMLEDLGFKDLTLQPRGPLDPVPPKPGAPQEPERGQPDVAPEPPPVGWTCPGCTFINKPTRPGCEMCCRARPEAYQVPASYQPDEEERARLAGEEEALRQYQQRKQQQQEGNYLKHVQLDQRSLVLNTDPAECPVCYSALAPGEAVVLRECLHTFCRECLQGTIRNSQEAEVSCPFINNTYSCSGKLLEREIRALLSPEDYQRFLDLGISIAENRSAFSYHCKTPDCKGWCFFEDDVNEFPCPVCFHVNCLLCKAVHEQMNCKEYQDDLALRAQNDMAARQTTEMLRTMLQQGEAMHCPQCQIVVQKKDGCDWIRCTVCHTEICWVTKGPRWGPGGPGDTSGGCRCRVNGIPCHPSCQNCH